The following proteins come from a genomic window of Aspergillus luchuensis IFO 4308 DNA, chromosome 3, nearly complete sequence:
- the rat1 gene encoding 5'->3' exoribonculease Dhp1 (COG:K;~EggNog:ENOG410PGM5;~InterPro:IPR027073,IPR017151,IPR001878,IPR041412, IPR004859;~PFAM:PF17846,PF03159;~go_component: GO:0005634 - nucleus [Evidence IEA];~go_function: GO:0003676 - nucleic acid binding [Evidence IEA];~go_function: GO:0004527 - exonuclease activity [Evidence IEA];~go_function: GO:0004534 - 5'-3' exoribonuclease activity [Evidence IEA];~go_function: GO:0008270 - zinc ion binding [Evidence IEA];~go_process: GO:0006139 - nucleobase-containing compound metabolic process [Evidence IEA]) has translation MNQQRARRFRSAQEAREADEKKEEFRKMLERQNGKKEDEDMQEQVIQKTWDSNVITPGTPFMDILAAALRYWIAYKLNTDPAWEKLKIIISDATVPGEGEHKIMEFVRSQRASPEHDPNTRHVIYGLDADLIMLGLATHEPYFRVLREDVFFQESRARTCRLCGQAGHKAEECKGQAKEKNGQFDEKGKGTSLKPFIWLNVSILREYLAAELYVPQQPFPFDLERALDDWVFMCFFVGNDFLPHLPSLDIRENGIDTLIAIWRDNIPVMGGYLTEDGHVDLKRAQLILQGLAKQEDAIFRRRRQAEERRAANEKRRKQEAQAREEGARKRRKSSPNYEAYETPAGNPTGGRSKGAADAAPPNAVELITPQRGELTREARQLTHSMVTNRGAVYKANMANKSAAAILKSKLMKGSEAEEPSENTEESGSEAPEPSEEKTEEQTSPSVLGKRKADEVAEEAATTPTKKPSAGDSQNDELPPDTVRLWEEGYADRYYEQKFGVDPEDKEFRHKVARAYAEGLAWVLRYYFQGCPSWTWYYPYHYAPFAADFVDIGEMELQFEKGTPFKPFEQLMGVLPASSNHAIPEVFHDLMSDPDSEIIDFYPEDFPVDLNGKKFAWQGVVLLPFIDEKRLLAAMEKKYPLLSDDEKLRNCVGRDVLLISESHPLYHDLVANFYSKKQGAPKYSINQRISEGLAGKVERNESYIPHSSLVSSLEEYGMPSLDDDRSLTVNYEIPKSKHVHKSMLLRGAKLPPPTLDNADIQAVKNKAQHSGRFHGGAPLRNGHRGGRINYASERPNPFAAHLDPKFMPPGNSGGAPTGMPSGWVPPNAGGGGYNRGPPPPPRGGGGYHQRSHYGGGGDSYNQPMGNYDYYGRSQQGYYQQQGSYGGSNHNNAYRGRSSNYGGSDQRGGYSRGGYSGRDHYSSRNSGGGGGGGYGRY, from the exons ATGAACCAACAACGAGCCCGTCGGTTCCGCTCTGCTCAGGAGGCCAGAGAGgcagatgagaagaaggaagaattcCGCAAAATGCTTGAGAGGCAAAAcggcaagaaggaagacgaggatatGCAGGAACAGGTCATCCAGAAGACGTGGGATAGCAATGTCATTACCCCGGGAACGCCTTTCATGGATATTCTCGCGGCAGCTTTGCGCTACTGGATCGCTTACAAGCTCAATACCGACCCCGCTTGGGAAAAG CTTAAAATCATCATTTCGGATGCGACGGTTCCGGGTGAAGGTGAACACAAGATCATGGAGTTCGTCCGGTCACAGCGCGCGTCGCCAGAGCACGACCCCAACACCCGCCACGTCATCTATGGACTGGATGCCGATCTGATCATGTTGGGTCTTGCGACTCATGAGCCCTATTTCCGGGTCCTACGTGaggatgtcttcttccaggagTCAAGGGCTCGGACATGTCGGCTATGTGGACAGGCAGGCCACAAGGCGGAGGAATGCAAAGGTCAggcaaaggagaagaatggaCAGTTCGATGAGAAGGGTAAAGGAACCTCACTCAAGCCCTTCATTTGGCTCAATGTGTCAATCCTTCGGGAATACCTTGCTGCGGAACTGTACGTTCCGCAACAACCGTTTCCTTTCGACTTGGAACGTGCTCTGGATGACTGGGTCTTCATGTGTTTCTTCGTAGGAAATGATTTCCTTCCTCACTTACCCTCCTTAGATATCCGTGAAAATGGCATCGACACTCTGATAGCTATTTGGCGTGATAATATCCCCGTCATGGGCGGGTACCTGACCGAGGATGGACATGTTGACCTCAAGCGGGCCCAGCTTATTCTGCAAGGACTGGCCAAGCAAGAGGATGCTATTTTCCGTCGTCGTAGACAGGCcgaggagaggagagctGCCAACGAGAAGCGGCGCAAGCAGGAAGCACAAGCGCGTGAAGAAGGTGCTAGGAAGCGGAGAAAAAGCTCTCCCAACTACGAAGCCTACGAGACACCTGCCGGCAATCCTACCGGTGGTCGGTCTAAGGGTGCCGCAGATGCGGCGCCTCCCAATGCCGTGGAACTGATCACGCCTCAACGGGGAGAACTGACCCGGGAGGCGAGGCAGTTGACTCACAGCATGGTTACTAACCGCGGTGCGGTGTATAAGGCTAACATGGCGAACAAGAGTGCCGCGGCCATCCTGAAGAGCAAGCTCATGAAAGGTTCGGAGGCTGAAGAACCCTCCGAGAACACCGAAGAATCCGGGTCAGAAGCTCCAGAGCCTTCCGAGGAGAAGACCGAAGAGCAAACTTCGCCTTCGGTTCTCGGTAAGAGAAAGGCGGATGAGGTGGCAGAGGAGGCCGCAACGACGCCGACCAAGAAGCCATCTGCGGGCGACTCTCAAAACGATGAACTTCCGCCCGACACTGTCCGCCTGTGGGAAGAAGGATACGCTGATCGGTACTATGAGCAGAAGTTTGGCGTTGATCCCGAAGACAAAGAGTTCCGCCACAAGGTCGCACGGGCGTATGCCGAGGGTCTTGCTTGGGTTTTGAGATACTATTTCCAAGGATGCCCCTCGTGGACGTGGTACTACCCTTACCACTATGCGCCATTTGCGGCTGACTTCGTGGATATTGGCGAAATGGAGTTGCAATTTGAGAAGGGAACCCCATTCAAGCCCTTCGAACAGCTGATGGGAGTTCTTCCGGCTTCTTCCAACCACGCTATCCCTGAAGTCTTCCATGATCTGATGAGCGATCCGGATAGTGAGATCATCGATTTCTACCCGGAAGACTTCCCCGTGGACCTGAACGGCAAGAAATTTGCTTGGCAGGGTGTCGTACTACTTCCCTTCATCGATGAGAAGCGACTGCTGGCTgcgatggaaaagaaataccctcttctctctgatGACGAGAAGCTCCGGAACTGCGTGGGCCGGGATGTGTTGTTGATCTCCGAGAGCCACCCACTGTACCACGATCTGGTGGCCAACTTCTATTCCAAGAAGCAGGGAGCCCCCAAGTACTCCATCAATCAGCGAATCAGTGAAGGTTTGGCTGGTAAGGTCGAGCGCAATGAGTCGTACATCCCGCACAGCTCCTTGGTATCGTCTCTTGAAGAATACGGGATGCCGagtttggatgatgatcgaTCTCTCAC GGTCAATTACGAAATCCCCAAATCCAAGCACGTCCACAAGTCCATGCTCCTTCGGGGCGCCAAGCTGCCACCCCCGACCCTGGACAATGCGGATATCCAGGCCGTCAAGAACAAGGCACAACACTCGGGCCGATTCCATGGAGGAGCTCCGCTTCGCAATGGCCACCGGGGAGGCCGGATCAACTATGCCAGTGAGCGGCCGAACCCATTCGCGGCCCATCTGGACCCCAAGTTCATGCCGCCCGGTAACAGTGGTGGAGCACCGACGGGCATGCCTTCTGGATGGGTTCCTCCGAACGCTGGAGGCGGTGGTTACAACCGCGGGCCACCGCCTCCGCcccgcggaggaggtggttaCCACCAGCGATCGCActatggcggtggtggtgattccTACAACCAACCAATGGGCAATTACGACTACTATGGACGTAGTCAACAAGGATACTATCAGCAGCAAGGATCCTACGGTGGTAGCAACCACAACAACGCGTACCGTGGACGCTCATCCAACTACGGGGGATCCGACCAGCGCGGTGGGTATAGCCGCGGAGGTTATTCAGGTCGGGACCACTATTCGTCCCGGAActctggcggtggtggaggaggtggatatgGACGGTATTAG
- a CDS encoding pentafunctional protein ARO1 (COG:H;~EggNog:ENOG410Q5HU;~InterPro:IPR016037,IPR013792,IPR008289,IPR010110, IPR041121,IPR013785,IPR023193,IPR001381,IPR027417, IPR013708,IPR018508,IPR030960,IPR001986,IPR023000, IPR036968,IPR036291,IPR000623,IPR006264,IPR031322;~PFAM:PF01761,PF08501,PF00275,PF01487,PF13685, PF01202,PF18317;~go_component: GO:0005737 - cytoplasm [Evidence IEA];~go_function: GO:0003824 - catalytic activity [Evidence IEA];~go_function: GO:0003855 - 3-dehydroquinate dehydratase activity [Evidence IEA];~go_function: GO:0003856 - 3-dehydroquinate synthase activity [Evidence IEA];~go_function: GO:0003866 - 3-phosphoshikimate 1-carboxyvinyltransferase activity [Evidence IEA];~go_function: GO:0004764 - shikimate 3-dehydrogenase (NADP+) activity [Evidence IEA];~go_function: GO:0004765 - shikimate kinase activity [Evidence IEA];~go_function: GO:0016765 - transferase activity, transferring alkyl or aryl (other than methyl) groups [Evidence IEA];~go_process: GO:0009073 - aromatic amino acid family biosynthetic process [Evidence IEA];~go_process: GO:0055114 - oxidation-reduction process [Evidence IEA]), with the protein MSEPTKISILGRESIVADFGLWRNYVAKDLINGLSSTTYVLVTDTNIGSLYTPSFQKAFEQAAAAVSPKPRLLVYHAAPGEVSKSRQTKADIEDWMLSQSPPCGRDTVVIALGGGVIGDLTGFVASTYMRGVRYVQVPTTLLAMVDSSIGGKTAIDTPLGKNLIGAIWQPSRIYIDLEFLETLPVREFINGMAEVIKTAAISSEEEFTALEDNAETILSAVRRVVQPGQRRFEGIEDILKARILASARHKAYVVSADEREGGLRNLLNWGHSIGHAIEAILTPQVLHGECVAIGMVKEAELARHLGILKGVAVARIVKCLSAYGLPTSLKDARIKKLTAGKHCSVDQLLFNMALDKKNDGPKKKVVLLSAIGRTYEPRASVVPNEDISVVLAPSIEVYPGVATSSNVVCTPPGSKSISNRALVLAALGSGTCRIKNLLHSDDTEVMLNALERLGACTFSWEEEGEVLVVNGKGGDLQATSHPLYLGNAGTASRFLTTVATLATPTDVDSNVLTGNNRMKQRPIGDLVDALTANGASVEYMERKGSLPLKIAASGGFAGGQINLAAKVSSQYVSSLLMCAPYAKEPVTLKLVGGKPISQPYIDMTTAMMRSFGIDVKKSTTEEHTYHIPQGRYVNPAEYMVESDASSATYPLAIAAITGTTCTVPNIGSKSLQGDARFAVDVLRPMGCTVEQTDSSTTVTGAPGGVLRPLPNVDMEPMTDAFLTASVLAAVARGDGSNHTTRIYGIANQRVKECNRIKAMKDELAKFGVICREHDDGIEIDGIDRTSLRQPAGGVFCYDDHRVAFSFSVLSLVTPQSTLILERECVGKTWPGWWDSLKQLFSVKLEGKELKEDEAAALTQAEKSSASIFIIGMRGAGKTTSGQWVAKTLNRPFLDLDTELEATEGMSIPDIIKQRGWQGFRDAELSLLQRTLKERSTGYVFACGGGIVEIPEARKLLIDYHKTKGNVLLIMRDIKQVMDFLSVDKTRPAYVEDMMGVWLRRKPWFQECSNIQYYSQTAATGGLARASEDFKRFLRTVTGEVDSLSTIKRKEHSFFVSLTLPDLRNASDILKKVCVGSDAVELRVDLLEDPTMDGDIPSVDYVAEQLSFLRSHVTLPVIYTIRTKSQGGRFPDDAHAEALELYRLAFRSGLEFVDLEIAFPDEMLRTVTEQKGYSRIIASHHDPKGELSWSNMSWTKYYNRALEYGDVIKLVGVAKNLDDNNALRNFKNWAASAHDVPLIAINMGDNGQLSRILNGFMTPVSHPSLPFKAAPGQLSAAEIRRGLSLMGEIQPKKFAIFGTPISQSRSPALHNTLFAQSGLPHEYSRLETANAEDVKDFIRSPNFGGASVTIPLKLDIMPLLDEIAPDAEIIGAVNTIVPVSQGKGQPARLVGYNTDWQGMTLSLRNAGVYGCNGDASAVVVGGGGTARAAIYSLHNMGYSPIYIIGRSPAKLESMVQTFPSSYNIRIVDSIDALDTIPKVAIGTIPADKPIDSGMRETLCHMFARAQEIDADMVKSVEKVPRVLVEMAYKPSVTTLMQLANDAGWHTVPGLEVLVGQGWYQYQRWTGISPLYDDAREAVIGSPDPNSA; encoded by the exons ATGAGCGAACCCACGAAGATCAGCATCTTGGGTCGTGAGAGCATTGTCGCGGATTTCGGTCTCTGGCGCAATTATGTCGCCAAGGACCTGATCAACGGCTTGTCCTCCACGACCTATGTTCTCGTCACCGACACCAACATCGGTTCCCTCTATACCCCCAGCTTCCAGAAGGCCTTCGAAcaggctgctgccgccgtcTCCCCCAAACCTCGTTTGCTCGTCTACCATGCCGCCCCCGGTGAAGTCTCCAAGTCGAGACAGACAAAAGCCGACATTGAAGACTGGATGTTGAGCCAGAGCCCGCCATGCGGTCGTGACACGGTCGTCATCGCTCTGGGCGGTGGTGTCATTGGAGATCTGACCGGTTTTGTTGCCTCGACCTACATGCGTGGTGTCCGCTATGTCCAGGTCCCCACAACACTGCTCGCCATGGTGGACTCTTCGATCGGCGGAAAGACCGCCATTGACACACCATTGGGCAAGAATCTGATCGGTGCGATCTGGCAGCCGTCGAGGATCTACATTGACCTGGAGTTCCTGGAGACGCTCCCGGTTCGGGAGTTCATTAATGGTATGGCGGAGGTGATCAAGACCGCCGCCATCTCCAGCGAGGAGGAATTCACAGCGTTGGAGGACAACGCCGAGACGATACTGTCTGCCGTCCGCCGGGTAGTCCAGCCTGGCCAGCGCCGCTTCGAAGGCATTGAGGATATCTTGAAGGCTAGAATTCTGGCGTCTGCGAGACACAAGGCTTACGTCGTCTCCGCGGACGAGCGCGAAGGTGGTCTCCGGAACTTGCTGAACTGGGGTCACTCCATTGGTCACGCCATTGAGGCCATCCTGACCCCTCAGGTTCTCCACGGAGAATGTGTCGCCATTGGTATGGTGAAGGAAGCCGAATTGGCCCGCCATCTCGGCATCTTGAAGGGCGTTGCCGTGGCTCGCATTGTTAAGTGCCTTTCCGCCTACGGCCTGCCAACCTCGCTGAAGGATGCCCGGATCAAGAAGCTCACCGCAGGAAAGCACTGCTCCGTCGATCAGCTGCTCTTCAACATGGCTCTGGACAAGAAGAACGACGgtcccaagaagaaggtcgttCTGCTTTCTGCCATTGGACGCACTTACGAACCGCGCGCCAGCGTTGTCCCGAATGAAGACATTAGCGTCGTTCTGGCTCCTAGTATCGAGGTCTACCCCGGCGTCGCAACCTCCTCGAACGTCGTCTGCACTCCTCCGGGCTCCAAGAGTATCTCCAACCGTGCTTTGGTTTTGGCCGCTCTCGGTTCGGGCACGTGCCGTATCAAGAACCTGCTGCACTCCGACGACACCGAGGTGATGCTCAACGCTCTGGAGCGTCTGGGCGCTTGCACCTTCTcctgggaagaggaaggcgaagTGCTCGTCGTCAACGGCAAGGGAGGCGACCTGCAGGCCACTTCCCACCCTCTGTACCTGGGAAATGCCGGTACCGCTTCCAGATTCCTCACCACTGTCGCTACCCTTGCCACTCCCACTGACGTGGATTCGAACGTTCTTACTGGCAACAACCGCATGAAGCAGAGACCGATTGGCGACTTGGTCGACGCCCTGACCGCGAACGGTGCCTCGGTCGAGTACATGGAGAGAAAGGGTAGCCTTCCCCTGAAGATCGCTGCCTCCGGTGGATTCGCGGGTGGTCAGATTAACCTTGCCGCGAAGGTTTCATCCCAGTATGTCTCCTCGTTGCTGATGTGCGCTCCGTACGCCAAGGAGCCGGTCACCTTGAAGCTGGTGGGTGGAAAGCCCATCTCCCAGCCCTACATCGACATGACCACGGCCATGATGCGCTCTTTCGGTATCGATGTGAAGAAGTCTACCACTGAGGAGCACACCTACCACATTCCTCAGGGTCGCTATGTCAACCCTGCTGAGTACATGGTGGAGAGCGATGCCTCTTCAGCTACCTACCCTCTGGCCATTGCGGCGATCACCGGCACTACTTGCACTGTGCCCAACATCGGTTCCAAGTCCCTCCAGGGTGATGCTCGCTTCGCCGTCGATGTTCTCCGTCCCATGGGCTGCACTGTTGAGCAAACGGACAGCTCCACCACTGTTACTGGAGCGCCTGGTGGTGTCTTGCGGCCCCTGCCTAACGTCGACATGGAACCTATGACCGACGCTTTCCTCACGGCTTCCGTGCTCGCGGCTGTCGCGCGCGGTGATGGCTCCAACCACACGACTCGCATCTACGGAATCGCCAACCAGCGTGTGAAGGAATGCAACCGTATCAAGGCCATGAAGGATGAGCTTGCCAAGTTCGGTGTCATCTGTCGTGAACATGACGACGGCATCGAAATCGATGGCATTGACCGCACCAGTCTGCGTCAGCCTGCCGGTGGCGTTTTCTGCTACGACGACCACCGTGTGGCGTTCAGCTTCAGCGTTCTTTCCCTCGTCACTCCTCAGTCGACGTTGATTCTGGAGAGAGAATGTGTCGGCAAGACCTGGCCCGGCTGGTGGGACTCGCTGAAGCAGCTGTTCTCCGTGAAGCTGGAGGGtaaggagctgaaggaggaCGAAGCTGCGGCTCTTACGCAAGCTGAGAAGTCCAGTGCATCCATTTTTATTATCGGCATGCGTGGCGCTGGAAAAACCACCAGCGGACAGTGGGTTGCGAAGACTCTTAACCGCCCGTTCCTTGACCTCGACACCGAGCTTGAAGCTACGGAGGGAATGAGTATCCCCGACATCATCAAGCAACGTGGATGGCAGGGTTTCAGAGACGCCGAGCTCAGTCTTTTGCAGCGCACGTTGAAGGAGCGCTCAACTGGCTATGTCTTCgcttgcggtggtggtatcgTGGAGATCCCCGAGGCGAGAAAGTTGCTTATCGATTACCACAAGACCAAGGGTAACGTTCTGCTCATTATGCGGGATATCAAGCAGGTCATGGACTTCCTCTCCGTTGACAAGACCCGCCCCGCTTATGTGGAAGACATGATGGGAGTCTGGCTGCGCCGGAAGCCCTGGTTCCAGGAGTGCAGTAACATTCAGTACTACAGCCAGACTGCTGCCACTGGCGGTCTCGCTCGTGCATCTGAAGACTTCAAGCGCTTCCTCCGCACTGTTACCGGAGAGGTCGACAGTCTTAGCACCATCAAGCGCAAGGAACACTCGTTCTTTGTGTCTCTGACCCTGCCCGACCTCCGTAATGCTAGCGATATTCTGAAGAAGGTATGCGTCGGCTCCGATGCAGTGGAGCTCCGtgtcgatcttctggaagatccGACGATGGATGGTGATATTCCTTCCGTCGACTACGTCGCCGAGCAGCTGTCTTTCCTGCGCAGCCACGTCACGCTCCCTGTCATCTACACTATTCGCACCAAGAGTCAGGGTGGTCGCTTCCCTGACGACGCCCATGCCGAGGCCTTGGAGCTCTACCGCCTTGCGTTCCGGTCTGGACTCGAGTTTGTGGATTTGGAGATCGCCTTCCCCGACGAGATGCTGCGCACCGTCACGGAGCAGAAGGGCTATTCTCGCATCATTGCGTCGCACCACGACCCCAAGGGTGAGCTCTCCTGGAGTAACATGTCGTGGACAAAGTACTACAACCGTGCGCTGGAGTACGGTGATGTGATTAAGCTGGTCGGAGTTGCCAAGAACCTGGACGACAACAACGCCTTGAGGAACTTCAAGAACTGGGCTGCCAGTGCTCATGATGTTCCCTTGATCGCTATCAACATGGGCGACAACGGACAGCTCAGTCGGATCCTGAACGGTTTCATGACACCCGTATCCCACCCCAGCCTTCCGTTCAAGGCGGCACCCGGTCAGCTCTCCGCTGCTGAGATCCGCCGCGGTTTGTCTCTGATGGGAGAGATCCAGCCCAAGAAGTTTGCCATTTTTGGCACACCCATCTCCCAGTCCCGTTCCCCTGCTCTCCACAACACCCTGTTCGCCCAGAGTGGTCTGCCTCACGAGTACAGCCGCTTGGAAACCGCCAATGCTGAAGATGTCAAGGACTTCATCCGCTCCCCCAACTTTGGCGGCGCCTCGGTCACGATCCCTCTGAAGCTGGACATCATGCCATTGCTGGACGAGATCGCACCCGACGCCGAGATTATCGGTGCGGTGAACACGATTGTGCCTGTCTCCCAGGGTAAGGGCCAGCCGGCTCGCTTGGTTGGTTACAACACGGACTGGCAAGGCATGACGCTGTCGCTGCGCAACGCCGGTGTGTATGGATGCAACGGAGACGCCAGCGccgtggtggttggtggtggaggcaCCGCTCGCGCCGCCATCTATTCTCTGCACAACATGGGCTACTCCCCGATCTACATCATTGGGCGATCCCCCGCAAAGCTTGAGAGCATGGTTCAAACTTTCCCCAGCAGCTACAACATCCGCATCGTCGACTCGATCGATGCGCTGGACACCATCCCTAAGGTGGCCATTGGCACGATTCCGGCCGACAAGCCGATTGATTCGGGCATGCGCGAGACGCTGTGCCACATGTTCGCTCGGGCTCAGGAGATTGATGCTGATATGGTCAAGTCGGTGGAGAAGGTGCCTCGCgtgctggtggagatggcatACAAGCCGTCGGTGACGACGCTGATGCAACTGGCCAACGACGCCGGATGGCACACAGTTCCTGGTCTGGAGGTTCTGGTTGGCCAGGGATGGTACCAG TACCAACGCTGGACCGGTATTTCGCCTCTCTACGACGATGCCAGG GAAGCCGTAATCGGATCTCCCGACCCTAATTCAGCATGA